From a region of the Pukyongiella litopenaei genome:
- a CDS encoding ParB/Srx family N-terminal domain-containing protein, producing MTLRAIDISEQDPVQRVDPGPAPRMDWLPVVELVVDDTYQRALAKSNWRVIREIAAAFSWSKFTPVIVSGLPDGRWSVIDGQHRVHAAALAGHDRVPAMISPASPAEQAAAFAAINSQRVNITIFHLFKAGLASGEAWAIDGDAAVSAAGCTLMRYPVSAATRKARQVFVLGAVRDHVRAGRRRLITAALAAITSSRAADEVDCYRSNVLAPWLAELADLSAVRRLPDADWLRGFVEDVGLVETCSNVEALRARPGLMRASGYKLARLALREKLKGYPGPRPAARVNAPRCAAPADQAGRTTIKRPAPPMAPTRHGDWTEDRDELIMASGGRYSELARLAETWGVTLQAVQSRWHRVRAT from the coding sequence ATGACCCTTCGCGCCATCGACATTTCCGAACAGGACCCGGTGCAGCGGGTCGATCCCGGGCCGGCGCCGCGCATGGACTGGTTGCCGGTGGTCGAGCTGGTGGTCGATGACACCTATCAGCGGGCGCTGGCCAAATCGAACTGGCGGGTGATCCGCGAGATCGCCGCTGCCTTCAGCTGGTCGAAATTCACGCCGGTCATCGTGTCGGGACTGCCGGACGGGCGGTGGTCGGTGATCGACGGGCAGCACCGGGTTCATGCCGCCGCGCTGGCCGGGCATGACCGGGTGCCGGCGATGATCTCGCCCGCCTCGCCGGCCGAACAGGCGGCGGCCTTTGCCGCGATCAACTCGCAGCGCGTGAACATCACCATATTTCACCTGTTCAAGGCCGGGCTTGCCTCGGGCGAGGCCTGGGCGATCGATGGCGACGCGGCGGTGTCGGCGGCGGGCTGCACGCTGATGCGCTATCCGGTATCGGCCGCGACCCGCAAGGCGCGGCAGGTCTTCGTTCTGGGCGCGGTGCGCGATCACGTCCGGGCCGGCCGCCGCCGTCTGATCACGGCGGCCTTGGCGGCGATCACCTCGTCGCGGGCGGCGGATGAGGTCGATTGCTACCGGTCGAACGTGCTGGCGCCGTGGCTGGCCGAGCTGGCGGATCTGAGCGCAGTTCGCCGCCTGCCGGATGCGGACTGGTTGCGCGGGTTCGTCGAGGATGTCGGCCTGGTCGAGACCTGCAGCAATGTCGAGGCGCTGCGCGCCCGTCCCGGGCTGATGCGGGCGTCTGGCTACAAACTGGCGAGGCTGGCGTTGCGGGAAAAGCTGAAAGGGTATCCCGGGCCCCGTCCAGCGGCGCGGGTGAATGCGCCGCGCTGCGCTGCGCCGGCGGATCAAGCGGGGCGCACCACGATCAAGCGGCCCGCGCCGCCGATGGCCCCGACCCGGCATGGCGACTGGACCGAAGATCGCGACGAGCTGATCATGGCCAGCGGCGGGCGCTATTCAGAATTGGCCCGTCTG
- a CDS encoding DNA cytosine methyltransferase, which yields MTDALIIDSFAGGGGASTGIEMATGRSPDIAINHSAPALALHTANHPDTLHLDSNIWDVDPLSVTGGKPVALLWASPDCKHFSKAKGGAVRDRNIRDLAWVVVKWAEDVKPDVIYMENVEEFVTWGPICEGGKPIKEFSGITYEAWLKRLRRAGYKVQSRELRACDYGAPTIRKRWFLIARRDGQPITWPKPTHGDPKSRAVQKGKLKPWRTDAECIDWSIPCPSIFDTSDEIKAKHGLRAIRPLATNTLARVARGMKRYVIEADRPFIVSIGEEEANAREDRTTGPDESESERNQRCLQGSRLGHVRHVGRRRGTEGPATTEEPSGRNRARSQTASLIAPSLTRFNGGATGQDARDPLATITANSWIKKPGGCAPLGIVAPYLASIAHGDSGGRREYPLPDPLGTVTGRGVQHAVIAPVLTYAQHGGATRAVTAPHHTICANQKDQNSLIAATMVQTGYGERQGQQPRALDVAAPLGTVVAGGAKHAPCAAFLAQQNGGPRMAAHSGHDPRDPLSTVAASGSHQTPVAAFFAKYYGTGDGARPDEPMHTVTVKDRFAHTQADLSAPPFGPEHDARARQVAEFLRAHGAWDGGDYVTLTIGGQTFVVVDIGLRMLTPRELFTAQGFPPDYVIEGVWTERDGDWSFQPFTKNVQVSCCGNSVCPPIAAALVAANLPMALQRREVA from the coding sequence ATGACTGATGCCCTGATCATCGACAGCTTTGCAGGTGGCGGCGGTGCGTCGACCGGGATCGAGATGGCGACGGGCCGCAGCCCGGACATCGCCATCAATCACTCGGCCCCGGCGCTGGCGCTGCACACGGCAAACCACCCCGATACGCTGCATCTGGACAGCAACATCTGGGATGTGGACCCGCTCAGCGTGACCGGTGGCAAACCTGTTGCCCTGCTGTGGGCTAGCCCGGACTGCAAGCACTTCTCCAAGGCCAAGGGCGGCGCGGTGCGGGACCGGAATATTCGCGATCTGGCATGGGTCGTCGTGAAATGGGCCGAGGACGTGAAACCCGACGTGATCTACATGGAAAATGTCGAGGAATTCGTGACCTGGGGTCCGATCTGCGAGGGTGGTAAGCCGATCAAGGAATTCTCTGGCATCACCTACGAGGCATGGCTGAAACGCCTGCGCCGCGCAGGCTATAAGGTCCAGTCGCGCGAGCTGCGCGCCTGCGACTATGGCGCCCCGACGATCCGCAAGCGCTGGTTCCTGATCGCCCGTCGCGACGGCCAGCCGATCACATGGCCAAAGCCGACGCATGGCGACCCGAAATCCAGGGCGGTGCAGAAGGGCAAACTGAAGCCATGGCGCACCGACGCCGAGTGCATCGACTGGTCGATCCCCTGCCCGTCGATCTTTGACACATCCGACGAGATCAAGGCCAAACACGGCCTGCGCGCGATCCGGCCGCTGGCAACGAACACGCTGGCCCGCGTGGCCCGTGGCATGAAACGCTATGTCATCGAGGCCGACCGCCCGTTCATAGTTTCGATTGGAGAAGAAGAAGCCAATGCCCGAGAAGATCGCACCACTGGACCCGATGAGAGCGAATCCGAACGAAATCAACGATGCCTACAAGGATCTCGTCTTGGACATGTTCGACACGTTGGAAGGCGGCGAGGAACGGAAGGTCCGGCGACAACTGAAGAACCGTCGGGACGCAATCGAGCACGCAGCCAAACGGCGTCTCTGATCGCCCCCAGCCTGACCCGCTTCAACGGCGGCGCGACCGGACAGGATGCCCGCGACCCTCTGGCCACGATAACCGCGAACAGCTGGATCAAGAAACCCGGCGGATGCGCACCGCTCGGCATCGTCGCACCCTACCTTGCCAGTATCGCCCACGGCGACAGCGGCGGTCGCCGCGAATACCCGCTGCCCGATCCGTTGGGCACGGTCACCGGGCGCGGCGTGCAGCACGCAGTCATTGCCCCGGTCCTGACCTATGCCCAGCACGGCGGCGCAACCCGCGCGGTCACCGCCCCGCATCACACCATCTGCGCCAACCAAAAAGACCAGAACAGCCTGATCGCCGCCACGATGGTGCAGACCGGCTATGGCGAGCGGCAGGGCCAGCAGCCCCGCGCGCTGGACGTGGCCGCACCTCTGGGCACCGTGGTTGCCGGCGGGGCCAAGCACGCACCCTGTGCCGCGTTTCTCGCCCAGCAGAACGGCGGGCCGCGCATGGCTGCGCATTCCGGTCACGACCCGCGCGACCCGCTCAGCACCGTTGCCGCCAGCGGCAGCCACCAGACACCCGTCGCCGCCTTCTTCGCAAAATACTATGGCACCGGCGACGGGGCCCGCCCCGACGAGCCGATGCACACGGTCACGGTCAAGGATAGGTTCGCACATACGCAGGCGGACCTATCCGCCCCGCCCTTCGGCCCGGAGCACGATGCCCGAGCGCGGCAGGTGGCCGAATTCCTGCGCGCCCATGGGGCATGGGACGGAGGCGACTACGTGACGCTCACCATCGGGGGCCAGACCTTCGTGGTGGTCGATATCGGACTGCGGATGCTGACACCGCGCGAGCTGTTCACCGCGCAGGGGTTTCCGCCCGACTACGTGATCGAAGGCGTCTGGACCGAGAGGGACGGCGATTGGTCGTTCCAGCCCTTCACGAAAAACGTGCAGGTCAGCTGCTGCGGCAACTCGGTTTGCCCACCGATCGCCGCCGCCCTCGTCGCCGCGAACCTGCCGATGGCACTTCAACGTCGGGAGGTGGCGTGA
- a CDS encoding helix-turn-helix transcriptional regulator, whose product MAVHRDFPPRLMPAPAAAHYIGVSESTLRTLNLPRRKLGAKRVYDRADLDAYADALPYDGAVEELPEW is encoded by the coding sequence ATGGCCGTGCATCGCGACTTTCCCCCACGCCTGATGCCCGCCCCTGCGGCGGCGCATTACATCGGCGTGTCGGAAAGCACCCTGCGCACGCTGAACCTGCCCCGCCGCAAGCTGGGCGCCAAGCGGGTCTACGACCGCGCCGACCTTGACGCATATGCCGATGCCCTGCCTTATGATGGCGCCGTCGAGGAATTGCCGGAGTGGTAG
- a CDS encoding tyrosine-type recombinase/integrase, with the protein MRLKYPGLIRDVMPSGNVRYLVRVKGNASKRLTLSCTPDDPDFHEAYHAARQGVSFTRPPTPLEAARRGTVSWLAWSYIAHLESLVEGGEASPLTVKQRKSFAAELVAHKSSAVNSHGRSYAELPMNIPQPELARFLDTFAATPGKARNMLKFLRAMYLWAKGRGHVTINPAAGLSVAYRNMGGATPWTLADLEKYRNTHARGTQAHLTLTLFMFTACRIGDAFQLGRGHEIRHEGAPWLSWQPAKRGSRPVEIPILPPLLAAIRSQSVIGPTYLLTAHGQPYRSAEGLRNRFKKWCIAAGLPDRSSHGIRKSAGHLLSLHGATQYEIMAIHGHANASTSEIYTRGVERQRLAASAASKLANLDW; encoded by the coding sequence ATGCGCCTGAAATATCCCGGCCTGATCCGGGACGTGATGCCGTCTGGCAACGTTCGCTATCTCGTGCGGGTCAAGGGGAATGCCAGCAAGCGTCTGACCCTGTCATGCACACCTGACGACCCCGATTTTCATGAAGCCTACCACGCCGCGCGACAGGGCGTATCGTTCACCCGGCCGCCGACGCCGCTGGAAGCAGCCAGGCGCGGCACAGTATCATGGCTGGCCTGGTCATACATCGCACATCTGGAATCGCTCGTCGAAGGCGGCGAGGCCTCGCCATTGACGGTCAAGCAGCGCAAATCGTTTGCGGCCGAGCTGGTCGCCCACAAGAGCAGCGCCGTCAATAGCCACGGCCGCAGCTACGCCGAACTTCCGATGAACATTCCGCAACCAGAGCTGGCCCGGTTTCTCGATACGTTTGCTGCAACCCCGGGCAAGGCACGGAACATGCTCAAATTCCTGCGGGCCATGTATCTATGGGCCAAGGGTCGCGGCCATGTGACCATAAACCCCGCCGCCGGGCTGTCCGTCGCCTATCGCAACATGGGCGGCGCGACGCCGTGGACGCTGGCCGACCTGGAGAAGTACCGCAACACCCATGCACGGGGAACGCAGGCCCATCTGACACTGACCCTGTTCATGTTCACAGCCTGCCGGATTGGCGACGCGTTCCAGCTCGGGAGAGGGCACGAGATCCGCCACGAGGGCGCACCATGGCTGTCATGGCAGCCGGCAAAACGAGGATCGCGCCCGGTCGAGATCCCGATACTGCCGCCGCTGCTGGCAGCCATCAGGTCCCAATCGGTCATCGGCCCAACCTATCTGCTGACCGCACACGGCCAGCCCTACAGAAGCGCCGAAGGTCTGCGGAACCGGTTCAAGAAATGGTGCATCGCAGCCGGACTACCCGATCGATCCAGCCATGGGATTCGCAAATCGGCGGGTCACCTGCTGAGCCTGCACGGCGCCACGCAGTACGAGATCATGGCGATCCACGGGCACGCCAACGCCAGCACATCAGAGATCTACACCCGGGGTGTCGAGCGGCAAAGATTGGCTGCGTCAGCCGCCTCGAAACTGGCCAATCTGGATTGGTAA
- a CDS encoding ATP-binding cassette domain-containing protein, with protein sequence MSLDLVDVTVRPGAAPPLFPPLCLRIGRGEVTTVMGPSGIGKSTLLDAVAGHLAPPFRLDGTLTLNGTDLRRLKPEARRIGLMFQDAVLFPHLSVGDNLAFGLARSVRGRGARRDAVEAVLEQAGLAGFRDRDPASLSGGQRSRAALMRTLLADPAALLLDEPFSGLDAGRRDDIRRFTFDHIRRRNIPALLVTHDPQDAEAAGGAVIALGGAGRTGVGGAA encoded by the coding sequence ATGAGCCTGGACCTGGTCGATGTGACGGTGCGGCCCGGCGCCGCGCCACCGCTGTTTCCCCCGCTTTGCCTTCGGATCGGGCGTGGCGAGGTGACCACCGTCATGGGGCCGTCGGGTATCGGCAAATCCACCCTGCTGGACGCGGTGGCGGGGCACCTGGCGCCGCCGTTCCGGCTGGATGGCACGTTGACGCTGAACGGAACCGACCTGCGCCGGCTCAAACCCGAGGCGCGCCGGATCGGCCTGATGTTCCAGGACGCGGTGCTGTTTCCCCATCTCTCGGTGGGCGACAACCTGGCCTTTGGGCTGGCGCGTTCGGTCCGGGGGCGCGGCGCGCGCCGGGATGCGGTCGAGGCCGTGCTCGAGCAGGCCGGGCTGGCGGGGTTCCGCGACCGCGACCCCGCCAGCCTGTCCGGCGGACAGCGGTCCCGCGCGGCGCTGATGCGCACCCTGCTGGCCGATCCCGCCGCGCTGCTTCTGGACGAGCCGTTCTCCGGCCTCGATGCCGGGCGCCGCGACGACATCAGGCGGTTCACCTTCGACCATATCCGCAGGCGCAATATCCCCGCATTGCTGGTCACCCACGATCCGCAGGATGCCGAGGCCGCGGGCGGCGCGGTGATCGCGCTGGGCGGGGCCGGCAGAACAGGCGTGGGCGGGGCGGCGTGA
- a CDS encoding ABC transporter permease — protein MRDGKALRAAVLAVLLLGLIGPIAAGLAQTGRAAFGTMPVLGLEQVGLGPWRDLAAIPGIRTSIGLTLFTGGTATLLSLLLATGVCAMVHDRLSRSAAARWLAPFLAAPHAAVAIGLAFVLAPSGWIARLVAPLLGLDRPPGLAIVNDPWGIGLILGLMIKEVPFLLLVMLAALTQVPVRRHMVAGRSLGYARGPVWIRIIAPQVWPLIRLPVMVVLAYALSTVDMALILGPSNPPVLAVLLTRQFTAADLAQILPASAGALVQVGLVGVAFAALWLCEALAGRAGLWWLRRGGRGSAAAPLMQAANATVLVLLVLGVLAMIALALWSVAWRWPWPAPLPESWSARAWTGSVRGWSAALLNTAMLAGVTTVLSLILAIAWLEGEDRAGLARARWAEMLIYLPLLVPQIAFLFGLNILFLRLGISGGFFAVAWAQSLFVFPYVMIALSDPWRALDPRLVRAAASLGAGPWRRLFAVKIPVLIVPVLTAAAIGVAVSVAQYLPTLFMGAGRVATLTTEAVTLSSGSDRRVTGVYAILQAGLPFAAYVAAFVIPALLFRNRAAMKGGGA, from the coding sequence GTGCGTGACGGCAAAGCCCTGCGTGCCGCCGTTCTCGCGGTCCTGCTGCTGGGTCTGATCGGACCCATCGCGGCGGGGCTGGCGCAGACCGGGCGCGCCGCCTTTGGCACGATGCCGGTGCTGGGGCTGGAGCAGGTGGGGCTGGGGCCGTGGCGCGATCTCGCCGCCATTCCGGGTATCCGGACCTCGATCGGGCTGACCCTGTTCACTGGCGGGACCGCGACCCTGCTGTCGCTGCTGCTGGCGACCGGGGTCTGCGCGATGGTCCATGACCGCCTGTCGCGAAGCGCCGCGGCCCGGTGGCTGGCACCGTTTCTGGCGGCGCCCCATGCGGCGGTTGCGATCGGGCTGGCATTCGTGCTGGCCCCTTCGGGGTGGATCGCGCGGCTGGTCGCGCCGCTGCTGGGGCTCGATCGCCCGCCCGGCCTGGCCATCGTCAACGATCCCTGGGGGATCGGCCTCATCCTCGGCCTGATGATCAAGGAGGTGCCGTTCCTGTTGCTGGTGATGCTGGCGGCGCTGACGCAGGTCCCGGTGCGCCGGCACATGGTGGCGGGCCGGTCGCTGGGCTATGCGCGCGGGCCGGTCTGGATCAGGATCATCGCCCCGCAGGTCTGGCCGCTGATTCGCCTGCCGGTGATGGTGGTGCTGGCCTATGCGCTGTCGACGGTGGACATGGCGCTGATCCTGGGGCCGTCGAACCCGCCGGTGCTGGCGGTGCTGCTGACGCGCCAGTTCACCGCCGCCGACCTGGCGCAGATCCTGCCGGCATCGGCCGGGGCGCTGGTGCAGGTGGGGCTGGTCGGGGTCGCCTTTGCTGCGCTCTGGCTGTGCGAAGCGCTGGCTGGCCGGGCCGGGCTGTGGTGGCTGCGCCGGGGCGGGCGCGGCAGTGCGGCGGCCCCTCTGATGCAGGCGGCGAATGCCACCGTGCTGGTGTTGCTGGTCCTTGGCGTGCTGGCCATGATCGCGCTGGCGCTCTGGTCGGTCGCCTGGCGCTGGCCGTGGCCCGCGCCGCTGCCCGAAAGCTGGTCGGCGCGGGCCTGGACGGGCTCCGTCCGGGGCTGGAGCGCCGCGCTGCTGAACACGGCCATGCTTGCCGGGGTCACTACCGTGCTGTCGCTGATCCTGGCGATTGCCTGGCTCGAAGGCGAGGACCGCGCCGGCCTGGCGCGTGCCAGATGGGCCGAGATGCTGATCTATCTGCCGCTGCTGGTGCCGCAGATCGCCTTTCTGTTCGGGCTGAACATCCTGTTCCTGCGGCTGGGGATCAGCGGCGGGTTTTTCGCCGTGGCCTGGGCGCAATCGCTGTTCGTGTTTCCCTATGTGATGATCGCCCTGTCCGATCCGTGGCGCGCCCTCGACCCCCGCCTTGTCCGCGCGGCGGCGTCGCTGGGCGCGGGGCCCTGGCGCCGGCTGTTTGCGGTCAAGATCCCGGTGCTGATCGTGCCGGTCCTGACCGCCGCGGCGATCGGCGTGGCGGTGTCGGTGGCGCAATACCTGCCGACGCTGTTCATGGGGGCAGGCCGGGTGGCGACGCTCACCACCGAGGCGGTGACGTTGTCTTCGGGGTCCGACCGGCGGGTGACCGGCGTCTATGCGATCCTGCAGGCCGGGCTGCCCTTTGCCGCCTATGTCGCCGCCTTCGTGATCCCGGCGCTGCTGTTCAGGAACCGCGCGGCAATGAAGGGGGGCGGGGCATGA
- a CDS encoding ABC transporter substrate-binding protein, with amino-acid sequence MRLALTVALAATLFSPPALADDWQAVLQAARGQTVYWNAWGGDDRTNAFIAWVGEQTERRYGVSVRQVKLTDTAEAVTRVLSEKAAGQDRDGSVDLVWINGPNFLSMKEQGLLEGPFVADLPNARYLDLAPGSPAAVDFTVPVDGMESPWRLARFVFAYDSARIDAPPATMADFVGWAAAYPGRITHPDPSNFMGATFLKQALVELAPDPAALQVPPTDDSFAIATAPLWDWYDALRPNLWRGGTAFPENQSVQQQLMNDGEIDMTLSFDPASTAAAIGQGLLPDSARVFVPEGGSIGNVSFVAIPYNAANRDGAKVVANFLIDPATQAHMQNIEVLGSFSVLDPARLDAGARAAFGALPTAPALPTLEDLGPTLPEPHAGWMTRLVEDWAKRYTR; translated from the coding sequence ATGCGCCTTGCCTTGACCGTGGCGCTGGCCGCCACCCTGTTTTCGCCCCCCGCGCTGGCCGATGACTGGCAGGCGGTGCTGCAGGCCGCGCGCGGCCAGACCGTCTACTGGAATGCCTGGGGCGGGGATGACCGCACCAACGCCTTCATCGCCTGGGTGGGCGAACAGACCGAGCGGCGCTATGGCGTGTCCGTGCGCCAGGTCAAGCTGACCGATACCGCCGAGGCGGTCACCCGCGTGCTGTCGGAAAAGGCGGCGGGGCAGGATCGGGATGGTTCGGTCGATCTGGTCTGGATCAACGGGCCGAATTTCCTTTCGATGAAGGAACAGGGGCTGCTGGAGGGGCCGTTCGTCGCCGACCTGCCCAATGCGCGCTATCTCGACCTGGCGCCGGGATCGCCCGCTGCGGTGGATTTCACGGTGCCCGTCGACGGGATGGAGAGCCCGTGGCGACTGGCCAGGTTCGTCTTTGCCTATGACAGCGCCAGGATCGACGCGCCGCCCGCGACGATGGCCGATTTCGTCGGCTGGGCCGCCGCCTATCCGGGCCGGATCACCCATCCCGACCCGTCGAATTTCATGGGGGCGACGTTTCTGAAACAGGCGCTGGTCGAACTGGCGCCGGACCCCGCCGCGCTGCAGGTCCCGCCCACCGATGACAGCTTTGCCATCGCCACCGCGCCGCTCTGGGACTGGTACGACGCGCTGCGCCCGAACCTCTGGCGCGGCGGCACCGCCTTTCCCGAAAACCAGTCGGTGCAGCAGCAACTGATGAATGACGGCGAGATCGACATGACCCTGTCCTTCGATCCGGCCTCGACCGCGGCGGCGATCGGGCAGGGGTTGCTGCCCGACAGTGCGCGCGTATTCGTGCCCGAGGGCGGGTCCATCGGCAATGTCAGCTTCGTCGCCATCCCCTACAACGCCGCCAATCGCGACGGGGCAAAGGTGGTGGCGAATTTCCTGATCGATCCCGCCACGCAGGCCCATATGCAGAATATCGAGGTGCTGGGATCGTTCTCGGTTCTCGATCCGGCGCGGCTCGATGCCGGGGCGCGGGCGGCCTTCGGGGCGCTGCCCACCGCCCCGGCGTTGCCGACACTCGAGGATCTCGGGCCGACGTTGCCCGAACCGCATGCCGGCTGGATGACCCGCCTCGTCGAGGACTGGGCGAAACGGTACACGCGCTGA
- a CDS encoding CDP-alcohol phosphatidyltransferase family protein, which translates to MIDAALIPLQHRLLDPPARWLAARGVSADRVTVVGFLIGAMALPALALGQFALALVLIGLNRVFDGLDGAVARQTMPTDRGAFLDVAFDFMFYALVPLGFALADPTANALAAAVLIAAFVGTGSSFLAFAVIAAQRGLRPEASRAKGIHYLGGLTEGFETIVAFVLMCLFPGSFALLACVFAAACAVTTLGRWASGWQAFSPDRDRDRDWPGQGR; encoded by the coding sequence ATGATCGACGCGGCACTAATCCCCCTGCAACACCGCCTGCTTGACCCGCCTGCGCGCTGGCTCGCCGCGCGGGGCGTTTCGGCCGACCGGGTGACGGTCGTGGGGTTTCTCATCGGGGCGATGGCGCTGCCGGCGCTGGCCCTTGGGCAGTTCGCGCTGGCGCTGGTGCTGATCGGGCTCAACCGGGTGTTCGACGGGCTGGACGGGGCCGTGGCTCGGCAGACCATGCCGACCGATCGCGGGGCCTTTCTCGATGTCGCGTTCGATTTCATGTTCTACGCGCTGGTGCCGCTGGGCTTTGCGCTGGCCGATCCGACCGCCAACGCGCTGGCCGCGGCGGTGCTGATCGCGGCCTTTGTCGGCACCGGGTCGTCATTCCTGGCCTTTGCCGTGATCGCGGCGCAGCGCGGCCTGCGGCCGGAGGCCAGCCGGGCCAAGGGCATCCATTACCTCGGCGGGCTGACCGAGGGGTTCGAAACCATCGTGGCCTTTGTGCTCATGTGCCTGTTTCCCGGCAGTTTCGCGCTGCTGGCCTGTGTTTTCGCGGCGGCCTGCGCGGTCACCACGCTCGGCCGCTGGGCGTCGGGGTGGCAGGCCTTTTCGCCGGACCGGGACCGGGACCGGGACTGGCCGGGGCAGGGCCGCTGA
- a CDS encoding FAD-dependent oxidoreductase, whose amino-acid sequence MKKPVLFLVLSLAVIAAIVVLQRQPVGVETARALVADLQVWRQSHGVLVFAAFLGVYVAVTALSLPLAVWMTLAAGALFGFWQGLLLVSFASTIGATGAFLAARYLLRDWVRARLGARAQAIEAGLDRDGAFYLFTLRLIPVVPFFAVNLLMGLTPIRTLTFYLVSQAGMLAGTAVYVNAGTQLAQIDSLSGILSPVLILSFALLGLFPWIARKVVGAIRRRRVYAGHTRPARFDRNLVVIGAGAAGLVSAYIAAAARAKVTLVEAHRMGGDCLNHGCVPSKALIKSAGIAHRMRHADRYGLEPVQPRIPFARVMARVHRVIAEIEPHDSVERYTALGVEVLDGHATLIDPWTVEIAMNDGSTQRLTSRAIVIAAGARPVVPPLPGLDTVGYLTSDTMWDALRDRDAAPGRLVVLGGGPVGSELAQSFARLGSDVTQVEMAPRLMLREDEEVSAVVRAALEADGVRVLTDHKAVACGVTEGEKWIELHHDGGTRRIAFDDLIVAVGRRPRLTGYGLEDLGIATDRVVETNDYLETLYPNILAAGDVTGRYQFTHTAAHQAWFATVNALFGDFRRFRADYRVIPWATFTDPEVARVGLSEAEARDQGIAFEVTRYDIGDLDRAITDGSAGGVVKVLTVPGRDRILGVTIVGAHAGELIAEFVLAIKHGLGLNRILGTIHIYPTLAEANKFAAGAWRHAHVNPRLLAFAERFHAWRRG is encoded by the coding sequence GTGAAGAAGCCCGTTCTCTTTCTGGTGCTCTCTCTGGCCGTGATCGCCGCGATCGTCGTCCTGCAGCGCCAGCCCGTCGGGGTGGAAACCGCGCGCGCCTTGGTCGCCGATCTTCAGGTCTGGCGGCAATCGCATGGCGTGCTGGTTTTTGCCGCGTTTCTCGGGGTCTATGTCGCAGTGACCGCCCTGTCCCTGCCGCTGGCGGTGTGGATGACGCTGGCCGCGGGCGCGCTGTTCGGATTCTGGCAGGGCCTGCTGCTGGTGTCGTTTGCCTCGACCATCGGCGCGACCGGAGCGTTTCTGGCCGCGCGCTACCTGTTGCGCGACTGGGTTCGCGCCCGACTGGGCGCGCGGGCGCAGGCGATCGAGGCGGGGCTGGACCGCGACGGGGCGTTCTATCTGTTCACCCTGCGGCTGATCCCGGTGGTGCCGTTCTTTGCCGTCAACCTGCTGATGGGGCTGACCCCGATCCGCACGCTGACCTTCTATCTCGTCAGCCAGGCGGGGATGCTGGCGGGGACCGCCGTCTACGTCAATGCGGGCACGCAGCTTGCGCAGATCGACAGCCTGTCGGGCATCCTGTCGCCGGTGCTGATCCTGTCCTTTGCGCTGCTGGGCCTGTTTCCGTGGATCGCCCGCAAGGTCGTGGGCGCGATCAGGCGCCGCAGGGTCTATGCCGGTCATACCCGTCCGGCCCGTTTCGACCGCAACCTGGTCGTCATCGGGGCCGGTGCCGCCGGGTTGGTGTCGGCCTATATCGCGGCGGCGGCACGGGCAAAGGTAACGCTGGTCGAGGCGCACAGGATGGGGGGCGACTGCCTGAACCATGGCTGCGTGCCGTCAAAGGCGCTGATCAAAAGCGCCGGGATCGCCCACCGGATGCGCCATGCCGACCGCTACGGGCTGGAGCCGGTGCAGCCGCGCATCCCCTTTGCACGGGTGATGGCGCGGGTGCATCGCGTGATCGCCGAGATCGAGCCGCATGACAGCGTCGAGCGCTATACCGCGCTCGGGGTCGAGGTGCTGGACGGGCACGCAACGCTGATCGATCCCTGGACCGTCGAGATCGCGATGAATGACGGGTCAACGCAGCGCCTGACCAGCCGGGCGATCGTCATCGCCGCCGGCGCCCGGCCAGTGGTGCCGCCGCTGCCGGGTCTCGACACGGTCGGCTATCTGACCTCGGACACGATGTGGGACGCGCTGCGCGACCGCGACGCGGCGCCCGGACGGCTGGTGGTGCTGGGCGGGGGGCCGGTCGGCTCGGAACTGGCGCAGAGCTTTGCGCGGCTCGGCTCGGACGTGACGCAGGTCGAGATGGCCCCGCGCCTGATGCTGCGCGAGGACGAGGAGGTCTCAGCCGTCGTTCGCGCGGCGCTCGAGGCCGACGGGGTGCGGGTGCTCACCGATCACAAGGCAGTGGCCTGCGGTGTCACGGAGGGCGAAAAATGGATCGAGCTGCATCATGACGGCGGAACCCGCCGGATCGCCTTTGACGACCTGATCGTCGCCGTCGGGCGCCGTCCGCGGCTCACCGGGTATGGGCTCGAAGACCTGGGCATCGCGACCGATCGCGTGGTCGAGACGAACGACTATCTCGAAACGCTCTATCCCAACATCCTTGCCGCCGGCGATGTCACCGGCCGCTACCAGTTCACCCACACCGCGGCGCACCAGGCGTGGTTTGCCACGGTCAATGCGCTGTTCGGCGATTTCCGGCGGTTCAGGGCGGATTACCGGGTGATCCCCTGGGCGACCTTCACCGATCCCGAAGTGGCCCGGGTCGGGTTGTCCGAAGCCGAGGCGCGCGACCAAGGCATCGCGTTCGAGGTGACGCGCTATGACATCGGCGATCTGGACCGGGCCATCACCGACGGCAGCGCCGGGGGCGTGGTCAAGGTGCTGACCGTGCCGGGCCGGGATCGCATCTTGGGCGTGACCATCGTGGGCGCCCATGCGGGCGAGCTGATCGCCGAATTCGTGCTGGCGATAAAACACGGGCTGGGGCTGAACCGGATCCTGGGCACCATCCACATCTATCCGACCCTCGCCGAGGCCAACAAGTTTGCCGCCGGGGCATGGAGGCACGCGCATGTGAACCCGCGCCTGCTTGCCTTTGCCGAGCGGTTCCATGCATGGAGGCGTGGATGA